In a genomic window of Trichoderma atroviride chromosome 4, complete sequence:
- a CDS encoding uncharacterized protein (EggNog:ENOG41) has product MASIQQLEKLRPLGKLEQVSATCHHLGFFNNVGLSVHYRLSRLFPPIAFDLCDLIHLAVGNVVQKYRILSAIPINEDTPDAHFASLLSVDLSRSIKFLTRSKPWNDLGEAEDRELDAILEDQHNTDFKTGYGTEPFWRIIVLQSAEQKMDFTVSFIYHHAIGDGVSGLVFHKTFHDALEVFSSTPAPCLRREETVVPKEDAKILPALGQLHPLPINPAPPANATGSFNQWTGNCIQHPCKSRWTSLHLPPIVSNSFFLKCKQNGLSVTSVVSSTLATVLFDILPLDVGALTCIIPINLRPWLQLPREVGDDALGTYFDATRVLFKRPERIPNNPHSANDVWIAARKVSGIVNDYLSNVSPSGEPYTAVSTLETIPDVSTIFKPMIGEPRDAAFEVTNVGIFPTRATPETNEASIWQVGKVVLSRSSLVTGAAVTVSVATGGDGSMTIGYSWQEGVVSDDLVEKINRLVGECLREI; this is encoded by the exons ATGGCAAGTATCCAACAGCTTGAAAAGCTGCGGCCATTAG GCAAGCTCGAGCAAGTGTCAGCGACTTGTCACCATCTGGGCTTCTTCAACAATGTCGGCCTGTCGGTTCACTACAGACTGTCTCGACTCTTCCCACCCATCGCTTTCGACCTTTGTGATCTCATCCACTTGGCTGTGGGAAATGTCGTCCAAAAGTATCGCATACTCAGTGCCATACCTATCAACGAAGACACTCCCGATGCGCATTTCGCTTCACTTCTTTCAGTAGATCTAAGTCGAAGCATCAAGTTCCTCACGCGCTCCAAACCTTGGAATGATCTTGGGGAAGCTGAAGACCGCGAGCTTGATGCGATTCTTGAAGACCAGCATAATACCGATTTCAAAACCGGCTATGGCACGGAGCCATTTTGGCGCATCATTGTGCTACAAAGCGCTGAGCAAAAGATGGACTTTACGGTGTCCTTCATCTACCATCATGCCATTGGAGATGGCGTGTCTGGATTGGTGTTTCACAAAACTTTCCATGATGCACTCGAGGTTTTCTCTTCCACACCTGCGCCTTgcttgagaagagaagagacagtGGTGCCGAAGGAAGATGCAAAGATTCTTCCCGCCCTCGGGCAACTGCATCCTCTTCCAATCAATCCAGCGCCTCCTGCCAATGCCACTGGGTCTTTTAATCAGTGGACAGGTAACTGTATTCAACATCCCTGCAAGTCTCGTTGGacttctctccatctcccacCAATTGTCTCCAACTCATTCTTCCTCAAATGCAAGCAGAATGGACTGTCTGTAACATCCGTAGTCTCATCTACTCTTGCCACGGTGCTATTCGATATTCTTCCCCTTGATGTTGGGGCTCTCACCTGTATCATTCCCATTAACCTTCGCCCATGGCTTCAATTGCCCCGAGAAGTCGGTGATGATGCACTTGGAACATATTTCGATGCTACCAGAGTGTTATTCAAACGGCCAGAACGGATTCCCAACAACCCCCATTCGGCCAACGATGTATGGATCGCCGCTAGGAAAGTCTCAGGTATAGTGAACGACTACCTGAGCAATGTCTCGCCTTCTGGAGAACCGTACACAGCCGTTTCTACTCTTGAGACTATTCCTGATGTCTCTACCATCTTCAAGCCAATGATTGGAGAACCTCGGGACGCAGCATTCGAAGTCACAAACGTCGGAATTTTTCCCACCCGCGCTACTCCAGAGACAAATGAAGCTTCCATCTGGCAAGTTGGGAAAGTAGTTCTCAGTCGAAGCTCTCTGGTCACTGGTGCCGCAGTCACCGTCAGTGTTGCTACCGGCGGAGATGGTTCAATGACAATTGGATACAGCTGGCAAGAGGGCGTCGTGAGCGACGATCTGGTTGAAAAGATCAACCGGCTTGTTGGAGAATGCCTGAGAGAAATTTGA
- a CDS encoding uncharacterized protein (EggNog:ENOG41~MEROPS:MER0036039) — protein MYLLVCFPDVSNCWRGHFTKVIPCKIHSSFRRPTYAQMAQTMSTYPFPYSQAARLDPRIKIPRPAIDPALAPILDSCLLPEELNIGLMRSYSASEEGDTAVNQSDSIINSAPHLKYKEFLVPGPRGNNSLVLSVFMPKEPTSAALPALYHIHGGGMVAGDRFSGVAELLDIMKGIECVFLSVEYRLAPETRAPGPAEDCYAGLVWTSENAASIGIDPAQIVILGSSGGGALAAAMCLMARDRQVPIIPVKGQMLLSPMLDDRCDTISDQQFEYGSPWCGVSNRMAWAHVMGQDRGTNKTTQYQSPSRATDLSNLPSTYIDAAECEVFRDPAVSYAMNMWRCGSTCELHVWPGAFHLFDGIDNPSVPLIHAAVTAKQNWLNRMFS, from the coding sequence ATGTACCTACTCGTCTGCTTCCCTGACGTTTCCAACTGCTGGAGGGGACACTTCACAAAGGTCATCCCTTGCAAGATTCACAGCTCTTTTCGCCGTCCAACATATGCGCAAATGGCTCAAACCATGTCGACTTACCCGTTTCCTTACTCTCAAGCGGCACGACTTGATCCCAGGATTAAAATACCGCGACCAGCCATTGATCCCGCACTCGCGCCCATTCTTGACTCATGCCTTCTACCGGAGGAACTGAACATTGGTTTGATGCGCAGTTATTCAGCTagcgaagaaggagacaCAGCTGTCAATCAATCAGATTCCATCATTAACAGTGCGCCACATCTCAAGTATAAAGAGTTTCTCGTTCCGGGGCCTCGGGGCAATAATAGCTTGGTTCTATCAGTATTCATGCCAAAGGAGCCAACTTCAGCCGCGCTACCAGCTTTATACCATATCCACGGAGGCGGCATGGTTGCTGGTGACCGCTTTTCCGGCGTGGCAGAGCTGTTGGACATTATGAAAGGCATCGAGTGTGTTTTCCTGTCCGTTGAGTACCGCCTTGCGCCAGAGACTCGCGCTCCGGGGCCAGCAGAAGATTGCTATGCCGGGCTTGTCTGGACATCTGAGAACGCCGCTTCTATTGGAATTGACCCAGCGCAAATTGTTATTTTGGGGTCATCGGGTGGAGGGGCTCTAGCTGCAGCAATGTGTCTGATGGCCCGGGACAGACAAGTTCCCATCATTCCTGTCAAAGGCCAGATGTTACTGTCCCCCATGTTGGATGATCGCTGCGACACCATTTCTGACCAGCAATTTGAGTACGGTAGTCCTTGGTGTGGTGTTTCTAATCGGATGGCATGGGCGCATGTCATGGGGCAAGACAGAGGGACAAACAAGACAACCCAATATCAGTCGCCGTCTAGAGCAACGGACCTGTCAAACCTTCCGTCAACGTACATCGATGCTGCTGAGTGCGAGGTATTCCGGGACCCAGCTGTTTCATATGCCATGAATATGTGGCGTTGTGGATCAACATGTGAATTACATGTTTGGCCAGGGGCCTTCCACTTATTCGATGGGATTGATAACCCTAGCGTGCCACTTATCCATGCTGCAGTTACAGCGAAACAGAACTGGCTTAATAGAATGTTCTCTTAG